GAGGAACAGTTCCTGGTGTGTGCCGATGATTTCGGCAAGATACGGCTCTTTACCTTCCCCGCCTCCCAGCCAAAGGTATGTCTTGCGATTGTTGGCCAGTAACGCCAAGATGTAGAGATTAACTATTCTTTCGTCCTCACCCATTTCCACAGTCCCTATCGCATAGCTACCGAGGACACAGCAGCCACGTGACCGCCGTGAGGTTCATGCACGATGGGTTACGGTTACTATCGGCCGGTGGCCTCGACACAAGCGTCCTCCAGTGGAGAGTCGTATAATAATGCCGTCCAACCCCGAGGGATAATTCCGCGCACGAATACGAGCACAGAAGAGCGGAGGCCGCGGCAGCTCCTCCATTCTTAACCTTTTTTGCAGTCACAAGCGGGAACCTGCCTAGTGGCCACCGCCGGTCCAGCGTTCATGGGTCTCTTGCATTAGGCCGCTAGAACAAAaagaatattttattttaatcccgAGCACCCGCAAGAAACTaacttatttgtttttatcacGACCGGTCATCGGTAGCGTAGCGAGCATGTTAAGGTGGAATAAATTAATACTTCCCAGGAAATAGCGCTTGGCAATCGTTTTGATCTAGAATTACCGAGTTCCAACGAACTTTTGCCAACGTTTGAAATGTTTCTAAAAATTTGTCATCCATGCGAGTATCTCGTGAGCTTCGCGCCAGTTGCGATTTTTGCGCTTCGTGTGAACGACTTGAAAACCGGAATCCGAGAACTTTGCATGCGTAAAATTGACTTTAATTAACAGTTTGTTGGTAATTTAGTTCAATTTTAGCTCTGTACAATAGTCATCCACTTTGATTAATTTCTAATTTGCAATCAAACGCGATGAATTCGATGAAAAAGCGCACGCGTTGCGCGAAAGCTGAAGCCACAGCCTAACCCCCCGTTAAACTGGCTGTCAAAGTTGACAGcaaccttcttctctttctctttcttttgcccTGAGCTGCCGGAAGAGGTGGAGTGAATTTTGCGCTGTGCGAGAGAAGTTTGCTTTTTCCGGGTAAAATTACAATTTTCGAGGTAAAATTAGTTTGCAAAAGTTTCGGAAGCGTCGAATTTAGTGAAGAAGAATAATTTTGGTCCGGAATTTTACGAATTTTGGGTGAATTTTCGGTCTTAGGTAGTTGATGACGCGCGGCCGCGGCGGCTTGGCGTGGTTTTTGCCGTGCGGCGGCCCCTCGATATGGCGGCATGGCGGCTTGtcgttcattttgtttctggcgcgcgcgcggcgtcGGTTGAGAGCGTGGTGCGGAGGGTGCGTGTGTTCGCATACCGAACCCCTCTTGGGTTGCCTcgaaaagtttaattaatttgttgcTTCGCAAACTGATTCGCGCGGATTAATTGCAATTTGTCGCCGGTACGCATTAAAGCGAGtagaaaagttttcttttcccgggctgctttttctcttcgtcgtTGGTGGGCGCGGTaagtgagtgcgtgtgtgtgtgtacgtcgtGTGACGTTCGGTCGAGCGCGAAAACGCGGTGGTGAGGCTTGCTGTGATGGCGGCCAAGATTCGGGTATTCTTAATTTTTCCAGCGAAGTGAAGTAACCGTGTGCTGTTTCGCAGTATATTCTTGTGagtttgcttcctttttatgGGCCAAATCACAGGAGTATACTGTGAGATGGTGTCGCGCGAAAcaccttcgtcgtcatcgtcatcattttcCGGAAAAGGAGCCACGAAGATGGAGCACCCTGGGAGCATCTTGCCATGTGCTTGCGGCGTGTACTGCGTACGTCGTCCCCGATAGAAAAGCAACCGCCGACGAGTCGTGCGCACATCCACGCATACCATCaagcaggcacgcacgcacgcacgcacgcacgcacgtcccGTTTAGGGGCGTTGACGGCTacgagcagcagaaaaaggtAACTAAAATTGGCTATTTCCTTCTCTCCCCTTTTCGAAAACGCCCGTACGCGCGGCGACAGCGAACCCTGCCCATAACCAcacttttgtggtttttcaTTCACTCTTCCCGTTTCCCGCGCGCCACGCTTGTTCGTCGAGCGGGAAAGGGCGGATGTGTTGAGAAAAGGCAATTCGTTCCTTCTTTAAAATGATGATTCCAATGTTCAGAGCCAATCCCATGAGACACAGCAGTGTCGGTGATATCAACGacaatttccctttttctgatcattccaccacaccacctctTCTTCTGTCTGGCTctggagaaggaggggggCGAAGGCCGCATCatcatgcgtgcgtgtggtgtCCGGCAAAATCCCGTGTGCCCGTATGCCATCAAGAGCGAGTGTCTCTAACCTCACTATTTGCACTTTTCATTCTTCGAACAGGTTTCCGCGTTGCGAACGGCGAGATTCCATCATGGCTTGGTTGCTGTTGGTAACCGAGGATAAAGATGACCGGAATTAGTAAATACCGGAAATTTTAATCTTGTACCCGCGCACCCCGAGGAAGGAAAACAGTGGATTCCAGGGACCCCGGATCTGGCTCTCCACGTGGTTTTGCCGGCGGCAATGATGATTCATGGTCCGCGTGGTCATCAACTCAACCTCTCTGGTGTGCTAGTGGGGTTATGCAACCACCATGTGGCCGGCTACGCTACGATTCGAAGTGTGATGGATCATTCCATGTGTTGAGTAATCGTTGACGGTAATATCGAGAAATACATAATCCCACAATATCATTTCGTACAAATCGCTTTTGactccaatttttttttatccgaaAAATATCAATGAGAGGTGtggatctggatctggagTGAAAGCATAGGTAAGGTAACTACGATTTCTAGAGCATTGCTGTTAATTGCCGATTTTTTTAGCTTGCTTTTCTGAACGTTATTATGGCGCTGAACTCACCTAGCAAATTGAGCGCAATGTAAGGATAGGTTAGGGCGCGCCTTATCCGACCGCATGAGGCATGCCGAAGTAACCATTTAATTAGCTGAATTTATTTAACTCAAATTTACGGATTACGATTCTAGAGTGAGAAGCATACCGAAAATTCGTTACAACGCATCTTCTGTTAATTTCTAGCAACCATATAATAGGTAGaagtgtttcgtgtttttacATTATTAAAGTTTATTGGACGGCAGTTTGATTCTCTCCAGCGTGCAATTTGGATAGTTCTTTTTGACGGCGCAAATTTACTATGTACTCCAGGGTAAATCGAAAATCCGTTCTGCTTATGGAGGTAGAGGCGGCATCCGCATGGACCGCGTAATGCTGTCTTAACTCTCTAATCAATCGAAAAGAAGCATCGAAGCGATCGCACTGGTATATATTGTCTCCGAGATGTTTCCGTAGATGATCCTTCAAATCTCCACTTTCAGCGTATCGCTTCTCGCAGAACATGCACGCATAAGGCTTTTCGCCGGTATGAGTTCTTATGTGGCACCTTAGTTTTGATTTCGTATCGAACCtatgaataaaaataatgctACAATTAAACCACTTTATACGAAATTAGGACTGCCACGGCATTAAAACGTTACCGCTTCTCGCAAACATCACAGCCGTAGGGTTTCTCCCTGTCGCGATCTATttagaaatagaagaaaacgCACAAAATTGATATCTATTCATTACCTTATGAAACTGTAGCTTTCACATACCTGTGTGCACCATACGTTGATGTATCTTTAAATTTCGTTGCGTATTTAAGCGCTTCCCACATATTTCACACGAGAAATTGCCTTTACCTTCATGCCTTCTTAAGTGCTCCTTCAATCTCACTGTTTGATAAAGCAACGTTTATTAATTCTACATAcggagcagcaacgacgaaTAATTACCTTCTAGATGAAACCGGAGCGGGCATAAGTGGCAGGCAAATGGTTTAACAGTCTCGTGGCTCTTTAAATGGACCTCAAGCTTCATGTGATTATCAATTTTCATTCCGCAAGATGGACAGATGCAAGAATGCTCGTGTGATTCTAAATGGTTCATTAGTGCTCTGGGGTTGCCAAAACCCTTTTCGCAAGAAGCGCAGAAGCAATCGCGATACATTGAATGGGATTTTGCATGAGTACTATAGGTTACTTTGTCCATAAATACTCTATCGCATGGCGTGCAATGGAAAATCATGTCCGAATGGAACTGTTTCAAGTGGTTATTCAAAAGAAATGCCGATGAAAATACTATGTCTTCACACAGTTTGCAACGATGCGGTTTCTTCCTTTGTAACTCAGGTACTTCGTCGTTAAGCACTGTTGCGTATA
This sequence is a window from Anopheles darlingi chromosome 3, idAnoDarlMG_H_01, whole genome shotgun sequence. Protein-coding genes within it:
- the LOC125954231 gene encoding zinc finger protein 771-like, with amino-acid sequence MDDIDLLDEDVEIVRSCLGLNRTASGEETNYELSAKQTHSSEDECVLSVSEDRLSEAPSHDQEELFDSFATDVNGNADVPDANSATDWQNMPQDALIMEEDGHYDGMPLSAANSQEDVEKIDDLVDTIIYATVLNDEVPELQRKKPHRCKLCEDIVFSSAFLLNNHLKQFHSDMIFHCTPCDRVFMDKVTYSTHAKSHSMYRDCFCASCEKGFGNPRALMNHLESHEHSCICPSCGMKIDNHMKLEVHLKSHETVKPFACHLCPLRFHLEVRLKEHLRRHEGKGNFSCEICGKRLNTQRNLKIHQRMVHTDRDREKPYGCDVCEKRFDTKSKLRCHIRTHTGEKPYACMFCEKRYAESGDLKDHLRKHLGDNIYQCDRFDASFRLIRELRQHYAVHADAASTSISRTDFRFTLEYIVNLRRQKELSKLHAGENQTAVQ